A genome region from Prinia subflava isolate CZ2003 ecotype Zambia chromosome 12, Cam_Psub_1.2, whole genome shotgun sequence includes the following:
- the PDCL gene encoding phosducin-like protein, with translation MTSTDDKLLGEKLQYYYSSSEGEDEDSEKEDKEGESSIPESVGEVELSSDGSAVNTGPKGVINDWRRFKQLETEQRQEQRREMERLIKKLSMTCRSHLDDEAEKQKQKELQEKINGKMTLQEYNMIHNDEDDEEFLQRYRKQRMEEMRQQLYSGQQFKQVFEITSGEAFLDTVDKEHKSTLIMIHIYEDDIPGTESLNGCMICLAAEYPTVKFCRVKSSLIGASTRFTNNALPALLVYKAGELIGNFVRITDQLGEDFFAVDLEAFLQECGLLPEKDVLLLTSIHNPSACYSEDSDLEID, from the exons ATGACTTCTACGGATGATAAGCTGCTGGGTGAGAAGCTGCAGTATTAttacagcagcagtgagggtgAGGATGAAGACAGCGAGAAGGAGGATAAGGAGGGGGAGAGCAGCATTCCTGAAAGTGTGGGCGAGGTGGAGCTCAGCAGCGATGGCAGCGCTGTCAACACAG GTCCCAAGGGAGTCATTAATGACTGGAGGAGGTTTAAGCAGCTGGAGACGGAGCAGCGGCAGGAGCAGCGCAGGGAGATGGAGAGGCTCATCAAGAAGCTCTCCATGACCTGCAGGTCTCACCTGGATGACGAGGCTGAGAAGCAAAAACAGAAAGAGCTTCAGGAAAAAATCAATGGAAAG aTGACTTTACAAGAATACAACATGATCCACAACGATGAGGACGACGAGGAGTTCCTGCAGCGCTACAGGAAGCAGCGGATGGAGGAGATGAGGCAGCAGTTGTACAGTGGGCAGCAGTTCAAGCAGGTGTTTGAGATCACCAGCGGAGAGGCTTTTCTGGACACCGTGGACAAAGAGCACAAGAGCACACTGATCATGATCCATATTTACGAGGATGACATCCCTGGCACTGAATCCCTGAATGGCTGCATgatctgcctggctgctgagtACCCAACAGTGAAATTCTGCAGAGTGAAGAGTTCCCTCATTGGTGCCAGCACTCGCTTCACTAACAatgccctgccagccctgctggtcTACAAGGCAGGGGAGCTCATTGGCAATTTCGTGCGCATCACTGACCAGCTTGGAGAAGATTTTTTTGCTGTAGACCTGGAGGCTTTTCTGCAGGAATGTGGTTTGCTGCCAGAAAAAGACGTACTGCTGCTGACTTCTATACATAACCCATCTGCGTGCTACAGTGAAGACAGTGATCTGGAAATAGACTGA